A window of Daphnia pulicaria isolate SC F1-1A chromosome 4, SC_F0-13Bv2, whole genome shotgun sequence genomic DNA:
AATCGATCCTTCCACCCGTGGCGGAGCTCCGCCATCTTTCGGTCCTTCATCCACTCCGTCGGAGATCTTCGCCCCATCCAGGGatgccatcgaacgaccagtTGAACGCCCAGTCGAGAGACCCGCTCGCCAGCAACCAGCCCAGCGCCCAGCCCGCCCTTCCGCTGGATCATCCGCTGAGCGTCCCCAAAGGCAACCCGAATTCACCGGTGGATTCCCTTCCGGTTTCACCAGCGGACTTCCTTCCTTCGACTTCCAGGGACGCATGCCAGGTAGAATCTCAACTCTTTGGTGAATTACGAATGGATTAATGAACGAATCCTTGTGGGACATTTTCAGAGCCCGACTCCAAGAGCGAAGGATTCATGGATAGCGCTCTCAACGATTTCCCCAACTTGAAAGCTTTGGGCGGATTCGACGCTTTCCCCGAGGCTGGCCGTGAAGGTAATTGACGCTACACCACCTCCAAAAAAAATATCCCATTCGTTTAAACTCAGATTGTAATTCGATTTGATTGGATAAGCAGAAGCCCCAGCCAAGAGACCAGCCCAGAACCGACCTGCCCGACCTAGCGCTCAggtaagaaaataattttaatcaaaaaCGAAACGTAATGTTAGGTAGGGATGAGAGAGACTCTTAAGTCACTAGATACGGAAGTTTAGACTCAACGACTCCACATTACTTGACTTgtaaaatacgaaaaattgacttgtaaattaaaaactacGAAATTGACGAGAATCATCAGAAACGTAATAAATTTAGTTAGCTTTTGGAAACATTGGAAACTGACTGGAATAGACTTTCGactgacagcagcagcagtataaTCAAATCATCCCGctataattgattttttcgttAGTAATTTCAGTAGTTATTAGAAAAaacgtaattaaaaaaaagtaatcattTTTAGTAAGACCaacagaaaatttaaatatttgaatattgactatttttgtttttctttgactttgtgtgtgtttcttttttgcagTTCCGGCAACaagccaattaaaaaaaaattacaaactccagctaaaaaaaacaattaaacccCTTGcccaaagataaaaaaaacacacatacacacacacacaaacaaaacacacagaacaacaacaacattcgtACTGTCCCGGACTCTCCAACTCACGACGACTCCATTGATtggaattcaaatttgaaattgaaatgaagaagTTTTTCCTATTCTTATTATCCATGTCTTTACgcatcgagtttttttttcctccgcttattagttattatcgttccatgtttaaaaaaaaaataataatttaaaaaatgttgaaaaaccttaaaaaaaaaaacggacgaaCTGCGACTGACATCCCTCCCACTTTCATACCCATGACCGACGAGACTATTTAtggcactactactactactaccactactACTGTCGACTAAGTGATGACGTAACACACGAGCATACAATTGTAACACGCATAAACCCAAACAAACGGCGGACCCCcctaccttaaaaaaaaaaagacacgaaTAGAGAATGagaacgaaataaaataacgaaGCAAAAACAAACTGACTGACTGATCACAGAGGTAAGTTTATTACCTACTTCTAATTTTTTAtcttactgctgctgctgttgtaaaCATTtcgctgattttttttttgttttgattggaccgttttgttttgtccatttttcttttgttaattCCAAAATCGTCTCGAGGCTTTTTCGCGCTTTTCTTAACTATTTAATCAATtgtgttcttttttcaaatatatttattgaattcaaatttcgcgggtatttttttaaacgtagaaaaacaaacgagCGAGTGGCAACTTGACCGAAGAGACATTGACGTCGAAGAATTCATCGAAGCGATTgctgaagaacaagaaagagaAGCCCATCGTTTTGGAGGATGACGAAGCGATGCTGGAACCGGATTTCTCGCCCGTCAACAGATCCGGCAGCCACCATCAGCCGACCGACATTGCCGACATCATCGCCGATTCTGTCGGAGAGGAGCAGCGTTTCAGCCCTTCTTTCCTGCCCAACAGCGGCCCTTATGGCACACGAGTCAGCCCAACGGTGGCGCCCAGTCCTCCACTGCCGGGCCCTTCGTCGTTCCGTTCCCGTCGGCCGTCATCCGTCGGTTCCTTTTCCACCAAGAACAACCGACAGAATCAACGGACGCCCTACGTGGCCGATAATTTCAACGAATTCGTCGACGGGGAGAATAGCCTTTTGGGTTCGGGCAATTTCGACATTCTCGGTGGCGGAGTCTTCCGCGACACGAACGACTACCAGCGGCCGTACGTCAACAGTCAGCCGCAGTACTTCCCGGCCAGCTCTCCGGCACCGTCGCCAATCATCCAGGACACATTCCGGCCTCATCAGCCCTTCTTCCCGTCCAACTATccgtcaccaccaccaccgcagaTTGGCGATCAGTTCGGAGCTTTCGTACCGCCCGTCAAGCCAtcgatcaacaacaacaacaactacgccAACCTTCCCAATTTCCCGAGCTCGTTCTTCAACGACGATGACTTCTTTTCCAACTTTAGGGACTTTGCCGACGTCAATCAAGATTACCGTAACCCGTaacggattttttattttaattttttttttttatgtttgaaataattccaGAAATGGTATTGACTCTGTTACGTAGTAGACCGTTAAAAAAGACGTACGCATGCGCCACTCTGTGCCTTTTCTGTGTCATACtgtcctcctttttttgaccAACGAATTTTGTTTCGTGTACAATTTTCTCATCAGTTCAGATTCTCTCCCCCCGCCCCATCCCGTGAATAAGTAGGTTAACGTGTGTACAAAAAACATATGCCACGATTGTCGCAGACCCTTTTCCTGATTAATCCGCATCTACACCATTCgatcgaagaaaaaaacccgcaaagaaaatattttcagtTATTCCTCCCACTCATCGAAATTAATTCGATGTTTATTCTCCCACGCTGGCCGTGTGAGGAAATGGGCGGGAGTTACTAACACATATTTTCcgactaaattttgtttttcttttttggtttcatttccaACAGAAAAACGCAAAACTTCATTCACGCAATCCTCGTCGCTTTTAATTTCCCTCgtcttttcatttaaattttcaaaccatCACAGAGCTTAATCCTGGAATTACGATAAACGCAatacaattattattatagtatTATGTGACACGAATGACTCTTGACTTTTTCGACTCGAAAAACTActactttatttttccaacTGACGGACTTTTGAGACGGACGATGAGACTCGCACTTGATTTTAAAATCAGGAACCGACACTTTCGATTCAAATTAATAACGTGTGCATACTccgttgataaaaaaaatgacgcaACTTCAAATAGAACAGGAAAACGacgttattttatattttatttctgctAGTAAAGATACGAACGACATCAGAAATGCGAGTGTGACGAAAACATATTAAATATATCTGTATTTTATTATAGAACATACTGTACGTACTCACCGACTGTTTCTATAAGCAATGGACATCGCGTATCATGTAATAATTTATAATACCCTTTTGATCAAACAATATCTCAACAACGGATTAGACTGTATATTTCACCTTGAACGTGTCCAATCCAATTTTTTAGCGTAAGAAAAAGTggagtattttttttcaagggtcgtttattttaatttgttcttcttttattgCGCCTGTCCATTGCCCAACACCCGCAATTTTTCGCCACGCTACAAACacgcaaattttaaaataaaagaaaatcattgattgtaagacaaaaaaaaaggataacaATCATAATGGTTTCGATTCGCTAATAGctactaaaatttattttttatgataAGGGCTTGGTccccaaattaaaaattgtagtAGTAAAAGGTCACTCATTAGTTTCAACTGATGCTAGTCGTTGACGGCGCGTTCTTCTCTTACGTATAATGATTCCTATTTGCAGCCGTCGCAGTTGGTCGCCGCCGGACTCCAACACGATTGATTAGTCGTCGTCTGAGAAATCaatattttcattgaattgaaattctcTAATTTTCCGAATcgatcaattattttttttaaattttaccaatGGAACGACGCGGTCGCCAAACTTGCTCCAGAACGTAATGTTGGCCTCAGACTTTTCACCCGTCTGAGGCTTGAACGTGTGACATTTGCTGTAAGGTGGGCTGTACAAGTGCAACGAAACTGCCCCTTTGTCACTTGTATTTCCCACTTGATGCAATCCGATTGAATCTGAACGGAATAAAAAAGAGCCATTGAGTgtcgtgaaaatgaaattccttCTTATAGTATAACATTGTGTTAAAGTAAAGTCATCCGGTGTTACATTTCAACCTAAACATTCGAAGTTTCAAACAAAGCTAGGTGCTTATCTTGTCTTTATCGTGCACTtatagttttcttcttcttttttgaatatttgcgCCGCTGGCTATAAATTCACGCGTTGACGTCACTCATAGCAACAATGGCGGCAGCTTTGAATCGTACCGTATATTCTGAATACTATtaccatattctgaaaaatatAAGCTTCTTACCATTAATGTAGCTAACTTCATTCACTTTCAGCACCGTAGAACTCGTTTCGTGCAATTCTTGGGCGTTGCTACCGGAGGGCCAGTCGTAGCGGACTTCTTTCAGCGTGCCGTCTAGCATTTTCATGAAGCAATGAGCGTCGGCGTGATCGTGAATGGGCGAACCTTGACCCGGTCCCCAGCAGAGGAgtatcaaattgaatttgccATTACCTTCGTCCACCAAAATTCGGGTGTAACTTGAACAAATCAAAAcgtttattaacaattttgTGATAACACTCGATATTTGAGTCAGTTGCTGACGTGTCGCAAATTTGGCTCGAACCGGTTCCGTCTATATTAAACACCAAGTTCACGTTAAAACAATTACTTCAGATGCGcaatctttttcaaaaatatagtAACGATTAAACTAGAAATATTCTCAACTTTGTATATCGCCGTCGTGCTGATGCGGTTTATTTACCAAGTCCTGGTGTGGGCGGGGTTGTGGTGAAACATTtggttcaaaattcaaatttcaaaggtacACACAAGTCGGAAAAGGTGTGGCTTTTGGGACAGTTTAAGTTTTCCCTCCATAAttccattaaaaaatgttttaatgaaaaattccCCAAAGCTTTACGAAAAATTGGGTAGGCCTATACGTAGGTCTTTTATAGGTCTTctaaacttttgttttcccacagaaaatcaattttgagcgaataagaaattgaaaaagagcatttttgtttcttgattgaaaaaaaaatttaatatttactGGGTGCTATCAAATATAGCGAATTTCCCCCAATCAGCCGGATTGCTACTGTAGCGTTCCATGAGATCCTTGACGTGATCCATGTCCACCGGGTCGCTCTGGAACGCTTCGTGTAAATTTGCTTTGAGCTCGTTCAACGTGTTGCCAGCCATGACGATTCTGGTTTTAGAAaagcaaaattttaaattggaCTTAATCAAGGCGCAGATTAAATATTCACCGATATTCACCCCAACTGCAAAGAAAAAGTGTTCAGTGGAGATGTTTTCGATTCAACTATCGAACTGCTGCTGTTACTCAAACTGCGATGTTGCCTATATAATGAAGGGTAACCGCGGGTTACCTATATCATTTTTCAGCAAATGTCTCTGTTCACCCCCTTTATTCCGTTGATATTATCTCCATATAAAATCGTGTTGGACAGCGGCGTTGTAATTCTTGGAAAGCAACTTGGAGATTttcaaagggggggggggggggagattgtGCGTATAATTGTTTCATCATTTCGTTCAAAATGGCTTTTGGAGAGTCAATATAGCTGTTATGTTGACGTGATTAAGATGAGGCAATTCATAATGGCCGACTCGAGTGTTCATATGTTTTACTATATTTATTCGGCGACCCTCACGTCAGTCTATCTTTTGGGGTGACAACGAAACTATCTTATTTACACTTTACTGGGTCTATTATCAGCGGTGACGGAGCTATGGTGCGGAGTCGAAAAACCTCTTTGCAAATAACAAAACCTCACCTTTAGATTTTATGAAATTTAATTCTTAGAAAAAACCGACACCCCCACATCAAGTAACCTATACGGTATAATGTAACTATTGTTCTTTGCACAAGGGCGGCCACAATATATAGCCTACAAAGGCGCGATCACGTCACTTATAATTGTAAGCCGCTAGTATACATGGTAGATAGACAGCTAGACACGGCTGTTAAGACTTCAAGTCTTAAGATTGACTTAGCTGTCGAAATTTAAGCGACAGCAGTGTCATTCGCCAAATATTAGAAATACAATTAATAGAATCGTCACCCTCGTACTAATAATAAGTGTCGGTGGGGTTGGTTAATGAATTATGAACCTAATGAATTCTTAGGTTCAttaatgtaatttaaaaaagaaataggcaATGTTTTTCAAGgcgcaattttcaaaaagggatgattgaaatttttttattttcaaattcccaAAATTCATTACATCTTGATAAATTTGGTCCCTATAAATCGGGAATTAAAAGAAGGCTAGGCGGtaaacatttaattttgataATTAGAAAATTAACTTGCATATTGCCTTAACATCACTCAtttataaattcattaatGGGTTAGTACCAAGTATTAAGTTTGAACGTCCCAATAATCTACACCGCTCAACGGTGTTTGCGGCACTTGCGTGCCACTTGGCTGTCGACCGCTGACTTTCCATTCAAAATTCCCTCTTTAAAATAAACGCTTCCTAGTGTCATTTAATCGAAAATATTGATACATGTAGTTCCCAGATAGTGGATAGATGTCAATGCTCTCATGGTAGCCAAAAAGGGAGGAGCCAACTACGTCCACGAGAAAAAAACTAGGCTGGAATCAATTCGAAAAATGACGAAACaacagaaagaagagaaaaacaacatgtttaaattttgaacAGATAAGAAATGTGACGATCAAATTCTATAACCGCATTTTATTATACAACATCCTTACCGCGACTAAATGTCGATACGTAATAGACATCGTGAAtcatgtaataataatcactTCTGGACAAACAATATCTCAAGCCTCAACAACGGATTCGACTAGATTCCAATCAAATATTATGAACGCAACAAACAGAGAACATTGTTTTCAAGTGTcgtttattttccaatttgtaCAATTTTTATTGCGCCTGTCCAGTGCCCAGCACCCGCAGATCAGTCATTTATATAGTTCCAACACATTCTCCAATAAATGCCAGTTTTGAACAAATTTGTCGCCACGTTATACAATCATcagtaaaatttgatttaaaaatcaaaaaaaaaaaaaaatgtgaatcaATGCCGACGATTGTTTGGTCGTCGTTGTCGTTTATATAAATTCAGATagtgaaaattttcttttgatataaAATTATTAGATTGGAAGTTGAAGATTATATGTAAGTGTAcacggatatatatatatatgtatggcGCTGCTGTACTCATTCTGGGTCTCTGTTGCTAACATACACAGACACCTGTAGTAAAATTTGTAGAAGGAAAATTAATATCCGAGTCAGCGACAGACACgtcgagaaaaaagaacttcTCATCTTACGTAAAAGGATAACAATCATAATGGTTTCGATTCGATACTAGAgctactgtaaaaaaaattcttttggatGATAAGGCGATGGCTTTTGGGAGTTTTAATTGTAATCAGGTCTCTCTTGTTAGCTTTTTAACTGATGCTGGGTGCCGACGGCGCGTTCTGCTGCTTCTAACTCACGAAATGATTTTCAATTGGTGGTTGCCGCCGTGGCGGAAGATCCATCGATCACCTTCGGAGTCGAGCACGAATGAGAAACCACCGtctaataaaatttcattgaattaaaaacaaaaattgattattatttatttattttttcgaaattttaccGATGGAACGCGCTCGCCGAATTTGCTCCAGAACGTGACTTTGGCCGCCGTCTTTTTGCCCGTCCGCTGGtcgaacatgtgacaggtgtCGAAAGGCGGGCTGTACAGGTGCAGCGACACGGAGCGGTCCACGTGACTCGGGTTCTCCACTCGATGCAATCCGAGCGAATCTAAACGAAATGAGAGAAATCGGGGGGCAACGTGAGATGTGCATTCGTTCAATAACATGTTGAGTCGTCACTTTTCAGTCTAAACATTTACTTATTCCCTTCGTCGTCCGCCAATGCAAATAAAGCTAGTTTTTATCGTGTCGTTATCGTACgtactatttttcttttccttgtttgtTTCCATATTATTCGCCGCTGGCCATGGATTCACGCGTTGACGTCGCCCATAGCAACAAGACGGGAGCCTTGAATGCCCCCCGTAACATCTTGACTACTTAGCATATTATGGGCGAGCAAAATCGAGATAAGAAAGTGTCTCTCTAAAATCATACAAATAATAACGTGACCGACTAACAGATAACCCTGCCCTGGAGAGACGACAAACAACCAAAAGTTTCGGCGAGTTTCGGTGGTTATTTCATAAAAATGTCGACACGGTCGAGATTTAGATTGGTAGATTAAATCTACAAAAGTTTCAATACATTCTCTATTTGAAAGGTAAAAATGACCTTCAACGAAATGTTGGAAGGGAATTATAAATGTTTGGTTACCATTAATGTAGCAGACGCCGTTCACTTCCAGCAGCGTGGAACCGGTGGTTTGGAGTTCTTGGGCGTCTCCGGCACCGCTTTCGGTTgttgctgggctgctgctgttgccatcAGACGGCCAGGCGAAGCGGACTTCGTTGAGCGTGCCGTCCAGCATTTTCATGAAGCAATGAGCGTCGGCGTGATCGTGAACGGCCGAACTGTGACCCTCGCCCCAGCAGAGCAgcatcaaattgaatttgccATTACCTTCGTCCACTAAATTTCGAGTGTAtctgcaaaaataaaaataaattttaatgttattaATTAGCATATTCGTATCAGTTGTTGACAGGCTACGGGCTAATGTGTCGCAATTTTGGCTCGAACCGGTTCCGTCCACATGTGACGTATAGTtccagaactttttttttgattgcGCAGTTCAACATACAATTTACACTACGACGGTAAACAAACAGGGGGGTACAACTTATCGATAAAGTTCACTTATTTGAacaatgcaacaacaacaacatcaggtGCGAAATCTTCTAgaacttgaaataaaaaaatgataaaaaccacaaaacctttagaaattcaaaaaaggtcTGGCACTGCCATACTAATGCGGTTAGCACATTATCGGACACACACGTCCCGGTTGATAAAAGATTTTGGTTCGAAACTACACACCAAGTAGCTAGCTACAGCTACAGAATTTACAGATACCCAAAAATATATGTTTTTATCGTGGGGAGGTTGGTAAAATATAAGAATAAGCTCGGGTCAatgtgataaaaaaagaaaaagatgccaAAAGAATGTGGGGAGGATAGAGAAAGTTTTGGCAAAAACATATgtgggttttttctttaaaggtcAGTGATGGGACAGAACTTGTTAATGAGTGAAATTTCTAGTTCTGAGAAATTGGGGGACTATATATTAAAGCTGACGCAGCAGACACTTGTTTTTCTAACTTGtttttcaacagaaaattgAATTGGGAGCGTAGGAAATTGAGATGGGACCATTTTTGTTGATTCGTTCATTttgacaataaaataaaaaatattaaaattgaatatttACCGGTAGCGATCGAATTTAGCGAATTTCCCCCAATCAGCCGGATTGGTCTTGTAGGATTGCATGAGTTGCATGACGTGATCCACGTCCACCGAGTCGCTTTCGAACGCTTTGTGTAACTCGGCGATGAGCTCGTCCAACGTGGCTACATTGTACGCCATGATGATATTCtctagtttttttgtttttttttcaattcaaagatCTGACAAAATAAGACACTTGCCAGGGAATGACAATCACGTAGTGGATTAAAAATATTCACAAAGGGAATTTGTTCAgtggtaaaaacaaaatgtttgctTCGATTCGACAACCCAGAAACTGCAGCTGTCACTCAACGACGATGCAATGGTGCCTAATGAAGGGTAACCTATCCAACTAGTCCACATTTATACAGTCAGATCCCTCCTCCCAGGCTCCCTCTTCACTCCTcccacttctctctctctccggacGCGTGGCGCCATGTACAaacattcttttttgggtgccgagaaaaaaaaaacgaacacgTAGGCACCGGCCGTGCTGGTGTATCAACCCTCACGAATAAATGTTCTTTCCATCTTTACCTGTTGGATGGATTGCTCCTGGCAActcaacttttaaaaacacAAGTTATTGTTTTCTATTTCCCATCCAGTTTCAACTGGTTCTAATGAATATACTGTGGGGTTAAGGTGAATATTACAtgcatttcttcttcatttaaaatttaaaaaatgttacgtAAAAAGGCCCACGTAGGAAAATATAGCCCCAAGCCATAGGATACTACGACGCAGAGCGTATGCTAATCAGCAGTGAAGGTATTCgacatattatttttaaaaaaaggacccgctgttattttttttctttttagtcgaCTGGCGAAACTAAATAGAACGTCCTTATGTTCTTATATCACCATGGCCGTATTACCATATTGGCCAATTTCCCACCTGCCCTTTAAAGGCGCGTTCATTTGCGTATACGGTGTCGTTAAAATGTGACTATAAGAAATCGTACGCCCCTCCTACCAGCATATTTCCATTCCGCGAAGGACATGCAAGGCCGTCGTGGGAACGTCGCAAAACTGTTTTTGATGACGGCATAGAGAGAACTAAATAAtctgtaatttattttttcaacagaATTCAAATGCGGAAGTCTTCTTCGTAATTCAGAACAGCGACTCGGTTGTGCATGTAGTATATTTGCGCATCATCTGCTGGTCCGTGACGAGACTGCCGTATTTGGAATAATTATTAGCATTCGGCAAGATTACAAGTCCAGttactttcttttgaaaagtaATTAGGTATATGCGATTAAGATGGGAGGACTGCAAAGCTGCATGACCGAGACTCGAATGTTTACGTATATGTTTCGCCATTATTTCGGCGACATGTTCTCTCTAATCTGAACGTCAGCCTACATGTttgatggagaagaagattataTATACAGTTTCTATCTTGTTTGCAGGGTTTATCAACGACGCTGGTGTGGAATATAGATCCTTTCTTATTTGCAAA
This region includes:
- the LOC124336193 gene encoding synaptojanin-1-like isoform X1; its protein translation is MKSVVILMCLVAVISATSEVDYLRRRSGVVVGKPMQVPVFPNKRNVNQQKRQVDFDAGNRPSAGPSARQQPAGVPLQHAFRASPPTELRRPQAQRTQERAQPDQRPAQERPQQEQEIDPSTRGGAPPSFGPSSTPSEIFAPSRDAIERPVERPVERPARQQPAQRPARPSAGSSAERPQRQPEFTGGFPSGFTSGLPSFDFQGRMPEPDSKSEGFMDSALNDFPNLKALGGFDAFPEAGREAEAPAKRPAQNRPARPSAQKNKRASGNLTEETLTSKNSSKRLLKNKKEKPIVLEDDEAMLEPDFSPVNRSGSHHQPTDIADIIADSVGEEQRFSPSFLPNSGPYGTRVSPTVAPSPPLPGPSSFRSRRPSSVGSFSTKNNRQNQRTPYVADNFNEFVDGENSLLGSGNFDILGGGVFRDTNDYQRPYVNSQPQYFPASSPAPSPIIQDTFRPHQPFFPSNYPSPPPPQIGDQFGAFVPPVKPSINNNNNYANLPNFPSSFFNDDDFFSNFRDFADVNQDYRNP
- the LOC124336193 gene encoding synaptojanin-1-like isoform X2, encoding MKSVVILMCLVAVISATSEVDYLRRRSGVVVGKPMQVPVFPNKRNVNQQKRQVDFDAGNRPSAGPSARQQPAGVPLQHAFRASPPTELRRPQAQRTQERAQPDQRPAQERPQQEQEIDPSTRGGAPPSFGPSSTPSEIFAPSRDAIERPVERPVERPARQQPAQRPARPSAGSSAERPQRQPEFTGGFPSGFTSGLPSFDFQGRMPEPDSKSEGFMDSALNDFPNLKALGGFDAFPEAGREEAPAKRPAQNRPARPSAQKNKRASGNLTEETLTSKNSSKRLLKNKKEKPIVLEDDEAMLEPDFSPVNRSGSHHQPTDIADIIADSVGEEQRFSPSFLPNSGPYGTRVSPTVAPSPPLPGPSSFRSRRPSSVGSFSTKNNRQNQRTPYVADNFNEFVDGENSLLGSGNFDILGGGVFRDTNDYQRPYVNSQPQYFPASSPAPSPIIQDTFRPHQPFFPSNYPSPPPPQIGDQFGAFVPPVKPSINNNNNYANLPNFPSSFFNDDDFFSNFRDFADVNQDYRNP
- the LOC124336472 gene encoding cysteine dioxygenase type 1-like isoform X1, with amino-acid sequence MAGNTLNELKANLHEAFQSDPVDMDHVKDLMERYSSNPADWGKFAIFDSTHYTRILVDEGNGKFNLILLCWGPGQGSPIHDHADAHCFMKMLDGTLKEVRYDWPSGSNAQELHETSSTVLKVNEVSYINDSIGLHQVGNTSDKGAVSLHLYSPPYSKCHTFKPQTGEKSEANITFWSKFGDRVVPLTTTNQSCWSPAATNCDGCK
- the LOC124336472 gene encoding cysteine dioxygenase type 1-like isoform X2 — translated: MAGNTLNELKANLHEAFQSDPVDMDHVKDLMERYSSNPADWGKFAIFDSTHYTRILVDEGNGKFNLILLCWGPGQGSPIHDHADAHCFMKMLDGTLKEVRYDWPSGSNAQELHETSSTVLKVNEVSYINDSIGLHQVGNTSDKGAVSLHLYSPPYSKCHTFKPQTGEKSEANITFWSKTTTNQSCWSPAATNCDGCK
- the LOC124336445 gene encoding cysteine dioxygenase type 1-like, whose translation is MAYNVATLDELIAELHKAFESDSVDVDHVMQLMQSYKTNPADWGKFAKFDRYRYTRNLVDEGNGKFNLMLLCWGEGHSSAVHDHADAHCFMKMLDGTLNEVRFAWPSDGNSSSPATTESGAGDAQELQTTGSTLLEVNGVCYINDSLGLHRVENPSHVDRSVSLHLYSPPFDTCHMFDQRTGKKTAAKVTFWSKFGERVPSTVVSHSCSTPKVIDGSSATAATTN